The genomic segment GGGTTCAGGACGGAGTCGTGGTGCTCGAACCCAAAGGAAAAATCATGGGGGGACCCGACGCCAGCCTGCTGCACGATAAACTGTATGACTATATCAAGCAGAACAAAAAGAAAGTGGTGGTGGACCTGGCCCAGGTGGACTGGATGAACTCCACCGGCCTCGGCATCCTGATCTCCGGGTACACGACCCTTCGCAACAACGACGGCATGCTGAAGCTGGCCAACGTGACCGACAAGATTCAGTCGCTTTTGACCATCACCAAGCTCATCAGCGTGTTTGATGCATACGATTCGGTTGACGACGCTATCAGCGCGTTCAAGTAACCGATGCGCCGAAACTGAGAATAATGCACTGGACATAACAGGTAGGCGCGGCAGCGTCTGCCTGTTTTTTTTGGAGTCAACAACAGCATGGGCAAACCAATCATCTCCGGGGATTCGATCATCGTCCCCTCCAGCCTGGAACACCTGGCCGATGTTGATCTGTTCATCGAGGGGACGCTTCGCGGCTACGGCGTGGGGGAATCGCTGATCGCCGATATCGCAATCTCAGTCTCCGAACTGGTCAACAACGCGATTCTCCACGGCAACAAGGCCTCGCCCGAGAAAACGGTTTCTGTCCGGATCGGGCTGGCCGATCACAAGGTGCGGATTGCCGTAGCCGACCAGGGGAACGGTTTTAATCCCGACACTATCGCCAACCCCATTGATGAGGCAAATCTGCTCAAAGAGGTCGGGCGCGGCATATTCATTGTCCGTTCGCTGATGGACTCGGTCGATATCGAGGCCACCTCGCACGGCACGACCATCACCATAACGAAAGCCATCTGACATACCGTATGGCTCACTCGTCTGCACTCCATGGATACTGAACTGATCACAACCTTGGTGTCGCTTCTGGCCGGCGGACTTCTGCTCTACCTGGCCATCACCATCACCCGCGACAATTTCGAGAACCGGCTCAACCGGGTGACCGGCTCGATGTTGTTTTTCGCGGGGCTGGCGCCGTTGTTTCTGGCGCTCGGTTCAATCGTTCAGCAGCCGGAGGCAGGCGTCACGACTTTGCCCGATTCGCCGCTTTATCAACTGCACACGATCTGGGAGCTGTTCTTCCCCACCCTTCTGCTATTTGCCATGCTGTTTCCGGTGGACAGGCTGCGGGAGTTCAAGCAAAGCCGCCTTCGGACACTCGTCTTCGTGCCGCAGATCATGCACCTGATCATCATGCTGTTTTTCGGCAACATCAACCGCATGCTGGCGATGGTGGAACTGGATCCGAGCCGCGAGGGGTTCACGACCATCGTCCTCAAGCCGTTCTCGTATTTGTTCACCGGCGTTCTGCTGCTGATCGGGTTTATCCGCTCGTACGAGCAAGTGATTTTTGATGTCGTCAATCTTCTGTATGTGGGGATAGCGGTATACTTTCTGGAGACCGGCAGCCGATATCTGCGAGAGCCTCGCCTGCTTAATCAGACCAGAACGGTCCTCTGGGGGACACGCCTAGCTCTTGGCCTGTATTCGGCTGCGGTGGTGATGGTGCACCTGTTTTCTAAGGAGATTGCGCCACAATATATCGCCGCGACGCAGCTGGGTTCGGTGGTGGCGGGGGTGGCGATATTCGGCTATGCAATTATCAGGCATCAGTTCCTCGATGTCCAGTTGGTGTTCCGCCAGTCGTTCATCTACACGATCGCCATGGCCATCCTGGTGGGTGGGTATGTGGTGATGGGAATGCAGGCGAAGGAGATGTTGACGCCGTTGTTCGGCGCTCGGGCCGAACTGGTCAGCTACGTATTCCTGATCTTCGTCCTCTTGCTGTTTCAGCCGATCTCGAGCTGGCTCGACAATTTGATCAGGTCGATGTTCATTCGCACGCGCACCGACTACCGCGCGATCATCGAGCGATTCTCGCGGCAGGTGATCTCCGTGTTCGATCCGCACCAGTTGCGACAAACGATCGAGGAAACGCTCAAAACGGCGCTGCTGGTAGAGAACGTATATTTCGTTCTCTACGACGACAGCGTGGGCGAATATACGCTTCTGCCGGACGAACTTTCGTCACATCGGGTCATAATCGACCGTGATGACCTGATGCTCCGCGGCATCAACCTGCTCGATGCCCCCACCCATTACAGCCTGCTGAACGAATACGAGGAGAGT from the Candidatus Zixiibacteriota bacterium genome contains:
- a CDS encoding ATP-binding protein, translated to MGKPIISGDSIIVPSSLEHLADVDLFIEGTLRGYGVGESLIADIAISVSELVNNAILHGNKASPEKTVSVRIGLADHKVRIAVADQGNGFNPDTIANPIDEANLLKEVGRGIFIVRSLMDSVDIEATSHGTTITITKAI
- a CDS encoding STAS domain-containing protein; the protein is MKLSDRVQDGVVVLEPKGKIMGGPDASLLHDKLYDYIKQNKKKVVVDLAQVDWMNSTGLGILISGYTTLRNNDGMLKLANVTDKIQSLLTITKLISVFDAYDSVDDAISAFK
- a CDS encoding PP2C family protein-serine/threonine phosphatase, encoding MDTELITTLVSLLAGGLLLYLAITITRDNFENRLNRVTGSMLFFAGLAPLFLALGSIVQQPEAGVTTLPDSPLYQLHTIWELFFPTLLLFAMLFPVDRLREFKQSRLRTLVFVPQIMHLIIMLFFGNINRMLAMVELDPSREGFTTIVLKPFSYLFTGVLLLIGFIRSYEQVIFDVVNLLYVGIAVYFLETGSRYLREPRLLNQTRTVLWGTRLALGLYSAAVVMVHLFSKEIAPQYIAATQLGSVVAGVAIFGYAIIRHQFLDVQLVFRQSFIYTIAMAILVGGYVVMGMQAKEMLTPLFGARAELVSYVFLIFVLLLFQPISSWLDNLIRSMFIRTRTDYRAIIERFSRQVISVFDPHQLRQTIEETLKTALLVENVYFVLYDDSVGEYTLLPDELSSHRVIIDRDDLMLRGINLLDAPTHYSLLNEYEESSKLAELLKERKVKLILTMKDAQHLLGFLAVTQKAAGYRYSAEDFNLLGVLSNQMVTALTNARLYVESLERLRLQEEVNMARQIQLDLLPSSPPDLPCSVICASSIPSRTVGGDFYDFVPTRDGKRMGIVIADASGKGMPAALMMAQIQAMIRSEVSNGTPIPTMMSNMNQQVTHSTSAEKYVTLFYGELDKETGTFEFANAGHNYPVLVRENGQIELLEAGGPIIGAFSFVSYTSASVQLRPKDLLFFFTDGLSEAMDAQGTEYGEERIRKFVSERRNEAPNAIMQMILDDVRTHDPSQPPQDDTTIIALKMHDHPGVLR